gctcatgccttaatgtgatccgagtggcttttccaagcagagatgttgacctgcagaacatctcagaaggaacacacctatatgagttcgactactagtcacagtctatgaggtttgggcgatctctagatactcataaaaggcctggagtttgacttatatgctccaaacagaggggatgcgaacggcagcccagtaccagtcaaggttctgagtgaaacctgatcacacaaaactgacaattcaaggcatagtccattgttcaattgtggtctgatgtagctcatttcctaggtggaagttcaacttaacagtctccacctaaaccctggtatatcaaacaggcacaacattgaaaacatttcttatgagccttgaaatttggtggggattgttataATAATTGGGCTAGACCCAATATattctattaaatctcaaaggcccataataagtgttaaggataataataccacctcaggatttaagcgaggaatatctcaacctaaatagggagttattggaggctccctgttgattgGTTGAGGTAGGAGTCggaaagccacacgcgcgcgcgccgggccgggccgagGCCGTGGCTGGCGggcatgcgtgcgtgcgtgcgtcacgtcgctaCTCTTTTGCAaccactaacccacgttcccacgactgccGTGAGTCCGATCAGAACGATTCGCTTCCTTCCTTCCCGGGTgttagttcctcctcctccgcgcctgtGCTGCTCTCCTcgcttctgatcgcttgcgcgcacgagagatcggaaggagcagggcctccgaaaccacaccttcgcctgagatctacaccgggtaggcgggtgatcaggtttttggggagtgctacCCACACGACTGCTCATCCTCGCCATCGCCATGTCTGCGCCTCGAGCCGGAGCTGCTGCTGGAGctgctggaggagatggcgcacctggagctggagccggaGGTGGTGCGCCTGGAGCCGGTGCCGCGAAcaacaacaccaacggaggcaattctgcctcacaatccagcggagggccattctcgggtaTATCCTTCTCCTGTTCCTGATATTCATGATGTCTTTAGCATGCTACTGCGTTACTGCTATGCTCTTGTTCCTGATATGCTATGCTCTTGTTCCTGATATTCATGATGCGCATGATAGTTTGCTACTGTTACATGTTCTCActagatcaccctacactgtttatgccatgattattgtcttaacattttggattaaaatatgccgatttatgaccatatttccaacacCCGCAACACCAAATTGTCCGCTGCTATACCCACCATTTGTGCACCAAAGCCGCCACCGTGGCTGAAGTTGCTGCCGTTGTTGCCATGCGCGGCACCATATTGTCCATTGCTGGATCCACCACTGTTTGCACCAAAGCCGCTACCACGGCTGAAGTTGCTGGTAGAGTAGCCTCCATTGCTGTGACCCACGGCACCAAATTGTCCACTGCTAATTCCACCATTGTTTGCACCAAAGCTGCCACCGAGGCTGAAGTTGCTGGCCGAGTTGCCACCGTTGTTGCGACCGGTGGCACCAGATTGTCCACTGCTAAATACACTACTGTTTGCACCAAAGCTAGCATTACTGAAGTTGCTGGCAGAGTAGCCGCCATTGCTGTGACCCGCGGCACCAAATTGTCCGCTGTTATATCCACCACTGTTTTCACCAAAGCCACCACCTTGGCCAAAGTTGCTAGCAGAGTTGCCGCCGTTGCTGCCACCATCACTGGACTGACCACCATGGCTGAAGTTGGCAGAGTTGTGGAGGTTGCTGCTACCGGCGGCACCAAATCATCCACCACTAATTCCACCGTTGTTTCCACCGAAGCTGCCACCGGACTGACCACTATGGCTGAAGTTGCCAGCGCCATAGGTGTTGGTAGTATTGTAAACATCAGAGCTTCTGTAGTCACCAGCATTTCCATGGGACACACCAGAGCTACCGTAGCCACCAGCATTTCCATGAAGAACACTGGTAGCATTATAGCCTCCACTACTGCTGTATCCCCCAGCACCATAACCACCATATTCAGAAGCCCTGCCACCGTATCCACCATTGCCAGCATATCCACCACCTCTGCCATACTCACCAGTACCATATCCACCACCACTGCTATATCCACCGCCACTTCCATAACCACCAGCGCCAAATCCACCACCTCCACGTATTCCACCAGCACGGTCATTGGCGGTGCTGACCCTTACAATTCGTCCTTGAAGATCCTAAAATCAGGGGAAGTGTTTAATATTTACAA
The window above is part of the Oryza sativa Japonica Group chromosome 7, ASM3414082v1 genome. Proteins encoded here:
- the LOC4343831 gene encoding glycine-rich RNA-binding protein 2, mitochondrial — protein: MAFAGRVVNALRRTSVSSNPSLLQAVRCMSSKLFVGGLSYATDDTTLKDVFSHYGDVLEARIIIDRDTGKSKGYGFITYTSSEEAAAAVTAMDGKDLQGRIVRVSTANDRAGGIRGGGGFGAGGYGSGGGYSSGGGYGTGEYGRGGGYAGNGGYGGRASEYGGYGAGGYSSSGGYNATSVLHGNAGGYGSSGVSHGNAGDYRSSDVYNTTNTYGAGNFSHSGQSGGSFGGNNGGISGG